Proteins encoded within one genomic window of Bemisia tabaci chromosome 2, PGI_BMITA_v3:
- the LOC109032038 gene encoding uncharacterized protein isoform X3: MGDIFGRSCFCFNHLYITMLFLYMLFISQAHPHDLRDRVPYGDDQFPQMVTDNRFIVDKTSWIGEALTGPKLKLITRPRRFGKTTNLSMLGTFLTKDEKAHPHDLRDQVPFGEHQFQRMVMDDNIIVDKTPWIGEALTGPKLKLITRPRRFGKTTNLSMLRTFLTKDEEAHPHDLRDQVPFGEHQFQRMVMDDNIIVDKTPWIGEALTGPKLKLITRPRRFGKTTNLSMLETFLTKDEKVEAMDFFAGFSIQNDTKFEKIRMKHQHKYAVFHFSLLSVSVASTALEFEKALLIYLRDDLLEIFVKYDRLLEPREKERLKHYLRDKDGGLQIVLRGYSLMIRKLQANGYKIAVLIDEYDAPFHLAIEKVISETAEGKPFGLGEFYSRIVILMRKFYSFFFKDGLKISIDCGVIIGITYVAKSSIFSDLPDFMAYTTLDDYKFGPYFGFLDHEVKWLIDSSGTNLTFEGFEEWYDGYHYAGNVIFNPYAVVSAIHNGVFDDYWAESGSLRRIRHLIKCSGKFGMLDLYFLLSGRSLRKELYRDLIFENLIQTEESYWTLMTHVGYVDAKPDMQSSENYYLLRIPNKELKEYLTRNFKNELDETKQIYDRFAGSFNNLNNDASDFNKIISDRFNTRAPAYMLHEKASLETLINVFRSLFSGFDFDHRSLGNFTLNETPAYQIVFVQKEIAHVFNIAKVDAVSAHNTSHNLEQLLNKPLIKENLTVSEKLKISKAFKTAIMFIKKAGRDVGSEAYWTMIKSIGGDGIKFMINHFSPTLGE; this comes from the exons GCTCATCCCCATGACTTGAGGGACCGGGTACCATATGGAGACGATCAATTTCCACAAATGGTCACGGATAACAGGTTCATCGTGGACAAGACCTCATGGATCGGGGAGGCACTTACAGGACCTAAACTGAAGCTGATTACGCGACCCCGTCGGTTTGGAAAAACCACGAACTTGTCAATGCTAGGAACCTTCCTGACCAAGGATGAAAAG GCTCATCCCCATGACTTGAGGGACCAGGTACCATTTGGAGAACATCAATTTCAAAGAATGGTCATGGATGACAATATCATAGTGGACAAGACCCCATGGATCGGGGAAGCACTTACAGGACCTAAACTGAAGCTGATTACGCGACCCCGTCGGTTTGGAAAAACCACGAACTTATCGATGCTGAGAACTTTCCTGACCAAGGATGAAGAG GCTCATCCCCATGACTTGAGGGACCAGGTACCATTTGGAGAACATCAATTTCAAAGAATGGTCATGGATGACAATATCATAGTGGACAAGACCCCATGGATCGGGGAAGCACTTACAGGACCTAAACTGAAGCTGATTACGCGACCCCGTCGGTTTGGAAAAACCACGAACTTGTCAATGCTAGAAACCTTCCTGACGAAGGATGAAAAGGTAGAAGCAATGGACTTTTTTGCAGGTTTTAGTATCCAGAACGATACAAAGTTCGAAAAAATCAGGATGAAACATCAGCATAAGTATGCTGTTTTTCATTTTAGTTTGCTGAGTGTCTCCGTCGCCTCTACGGCTTTGGAGTTTGAAAAAGCCCTCCTTATATACCTAAGAGATGATCTACTCGAAATCTTTGTCAAGTACGATCGGCTTCTTGAACCAAGAGAAAAAGAACGGCTAAAACATTACTTACGCGATAAAGACGGAGGCCTTCAAATAGTTCTGCGTGGATATTCCCTAATGATAAGGAAACTCCAAGCTAACGGTTACAAAATAGCTGTCCTAATCGACGAATATGATGCGCCATTTCATCTGGCAATTGAAAAAGTAATATCAGAAACTGCAGAGGGAAAGCCTTTCGGTCTTGgtgaattttattcaagaaTTGTGATTTTGATGCGGAAGTTTTACTCGTTTTTCTTCAAGGATGGTCTAAAAATCTCTATTGATTGCGGTGTAATAATTGGGATTACCTATGTAGCAAAATCTAGCATTTTTTCTGATCTTCCGGATTTCATGGCTTACACCACCCTTGATGATTATAAATTTGGACCCTACTTCGGTTTTTTGGATCACGAGGTCAAATGGCTGATTGATTCCTCGGGGACAAACTTAACATTTGAAGGATTTGAAGAATGGTATGATGGCTATCACTATGCCGGTAATGTCATATTCAACCCGTATGCTGTTGTGTCAGCAATTCATAATGGTGTGTTTGATGATTACTGGGCAGAATCAGGCTCTCTGAGGAGGATCAGACACCTTATTAAGTGTTCAGGCAAGTTCGGTATGCTAGACCTCTATTTTCTGCTGAGTGGACGGTCATTAAGAAAAGAACTCTACCGTGATTTAATATTTGAGAATCTGATACAAACGGAAGAGTCTTATTGGACTCTTATGACCCATGTCGGATATGTCGATGCAAAACCGGACATGCAATCATCAGAAAATTACTACTTATTGCGAATTCCGAATAAGGAATTAAAAGAATATCtaacgagaaatttcaaaaatgaattagaTGAAACAAAACAGATTTATGATAGGTTTGCTGGctcttttaataatttaaataatgatgcctctgattttaacaaaattatATCCGATCGTTTCAACACTCGCGCGCCTGCATATATGCTTCACGAAAAGGCGAGTTTAGAAACTTTAATAAACGTTTTCAGATCTTTATTCTCCGGTTTTGACTTCGACCACCGTTCGCTGGGCAATTTCACTCTGAATGAGACACCAGCCTATCAGATCGTATTCGTCCAAAAAGAAATTGCACATGTATTTAACATCGCAAAGGTAGACGCCGTGTCTGCTCACAACACTTCTCATAATCTTGAACAGTTACTGAACAAACCTCTAATCAAAGAGAATTTGACAGTATCtgagaagctgaaaatctcaaaagcaTTTAAAACCGCGATCATGTTCATAAAGAAAGCAGGGAGAGACGTCGGTTCCGAAGCATATTGGACTATGATCAAATCGATAGGCGGTGATGGGATAAAATTCATGATAAATCACTTTTCCCCCACATTGGGTGAGTAG
- the LOC109032038 gene encoding uncharacterized protein isoform X2, which translates to MLFISQAHPHDLRERVPYGDHQFPKMVTDNRFIVDKTSWIGEALTGPRLKLITRPRRFGKTTNLSMLRTFLAKDEKAHPHDLRDRVPYGDDQFPQMVTDNRFIVDKTSWIGEALTGPKLKLITRPRRFGKTTNLSMLGTFLTKDEKAHPHDLRDQVPFGEHQFQRMVMDDNIIVDKTPWIGEALTGPKLKLITRPRRFGKTTNLSMLRTFLTKDEEAHPHDLRDQVPFGEHQFQRMVMDDNIIVDKTPWIGEALTGPKLKLITRPRRFGKTTNLSMLETFLTKDEKVEAMDFFAGFSIQNDTKFEKIRMKHQHKYAVFHFSLLSVSVASTALEFEKALLIYLRDDLLEIFVKYDRLLEPREKERLKHYLRDKDGGLQIVLRGYSLMIRKLQANGYKIAVLIDEYDAPFHLAIEKVISETAEGKPFGLGEFYSRIVILMRKFYSFFFKDGLKISIDCGVIIGITYVAKSSIFSDLPDFMAYTTLDDYKFGPYFGFLDHEVKWLIDSSGTNLTFEGFEEWYDGYHYAGNVIFNPYAVVSAIHNGVFDDYWAESGSLRRIRHLIKCSGKFGMLDLYFLLSGRSLRKELYRDLIFENLIQTEESYWTLMTHVGYVDAKPDMQSSENYYLLRIPNKELKEYLTRNFKNELDETKQIYDRFAGSFNNLNNDASDFNKIISDRFNTRAPAYMLHEKASLETLINVFRSLFSGFDFDHRSLGNFTLNETPAYQIVFVQKEIAHVFNIAKVDAVSAHNTSHNLEQLLNKPLIKENLTVSEKLKISKAFKTAIMFIKKAGRDVGSEAYWTMIKSIGGDGIKFMINHFSPTLGE; encoded by the exons GCTCATCCCCATGACTTGAGGGACCGGGTACCATATGGAGACGATCAATTTCCACAAATGGTCACGGATAACAGGTTCATCGTGGACAAGACCTCATGGATCGGGGAGGCACTTACAGGACCTAAACTGAAGCTGATTACGCGACCCCGTCGGTTTGGAAAAACCACGAACTTGTCAATGCTAGGAACCTTCCTGACCAAGGATGAAAAG GCTCATCCCCATGACTTGAGGGACCAGGTACCATTTGGAGAACATCAATTTCAAAGAATGGTCATGGATGACAATATCATAGTGGACAAGACCCCATGGATCGGGGAAGCACTTACAGGACCTAAACTGAAGCTGATTACGCGACCCCGTCGGTTTGGAAAAACCACGAACTTATCGATGCTGAGAACTTTCCTGACCAAGGATGAAGAG GCTCATCCCCATGACTTGAGGGACCAGGTACCATTTGGAGAACATCAATTTCAAAGAATGGTCATGGATGACAATATCATAGTGGACAAGACCCCATGGATCGGGGAAGCACTTACAGGACCTAAACTGAAGCTGATTACGCGACCCCGTCGGTTTGGAAAAACCACGAACTTGTCAATGCTAGAAACCTTCCTGACGAAGGATGAAAAGGTAGAAGCAATGGACTTTTTTGCAGGTTTTAGTATCCAGAACGATACAAAGTTCGAAAAAATCAGGATGAAACATCAGCATAAGTATGCTGTTTTTCATTTTAGTTTGCTGAGTGTCTCCGTCGCCTCTACGGCTTTGGAGTTTGAAAAAGCCCTCCTTATATACCTAAGAGATGATCTACTCGAAATCTTTGTCAAGTACGATCGGCTTCTTGAACCAAGAGAAAAAGAACGGCTAAAACATTACTTACGCGATAAAGACGGAGGCCTTCAAATAGTTCTGCGTGGATATTCCCTAATGATAAGGAAACTCCAAGCTAACGGTTACAAAATAGCTGTCCTAATCGACGAATATGATGCGCCATTTCATCTGGCAATTGAAAAAGTAATATCAGAAACTGCAGAGGGAAAGCCTTTCGGTCTTGgtgaattttattcaagaaTTGTGATTTTGATGCGGAAGTTTTACTCGTTTTTCTTCAAGGATGGTCTAAAAATCTCTATTGATTGCGGTGTAATAATTGGGATTACCTATGTAGCAAAATCTAGCATTTTTTCTGATCTTCCGGATTTCATGGCTTACACCACCCTTGATGATTATAAATTTGGACCCTACTTCGGTTTTTTGGATCACGAGGTCAAATGGCTGATTGATTCCTCGGGGACAAACTTAACATTTGAAGGATTTGAAGAATGGTATGATGGCTATCACTATGCCGGTAATGTCATATTCAACCCGTATGCTGTTGTGTCAGCAATTCATAATGGTGTGTTTGATGATTACTGGGCAGAATCAGGCTCTCTGAGGAGGATCAGACACCTTATTAAGTGTTCAGGCAAGTTCGGTATGCTAGACCTCTATTTTCTGCTGAGTGGACGGTCATTAAGAAAAGAACTCTACCGTGATTTAATATTTGAGAATCTGATACAAACGGAAGAGTCTTATTGGACTCTTATGACCCATGTCGGATATGTCGATGCAAAACCGGACATGCAATCATCAGAAAATTACTACTTATTGCGAATTCCGAATAAGGAATTAAAAGAATATCtaacgagaaatttcaaaaatgaattagaTGAAACAAAACAGATTTATGATAGGTTTGCTGGctcttttaataatttaaataatgatgcctctgattttaacaaaattatATCCGATCGTTTCAACACTCGCGCGCCTGCATATATGCTTCACGAAAAGGCGAGTTTAGAAACTTTAATAAACGTTTTCAGATCTTTATTCTCCGGTTTTGACTTCGACCACCGTTCGCTGGGCAATTTCACTCTGAATGAGACACCAGCCTATCAGATCGTATTCGTCCAAAAAGAAATTGCACATGTATTTAACATCGCAAAGGTAGACGCCGTGTCTGCTCACAACACTTCTCATAATCTTGAACAGTTACTGAACAAACCTCTAATCAAAGAGAATTTGACAGTATCtgagaagctgaaaatctcaaaagcaTTTAAAACCGCGATCATGTTCATAAAGAAAGCAGGGAGAGACGTCGGTTCCGAAGCATATTGGACTATGATCAAATCGATAGGCGGTGATGGGATAAAATTCATGATAAATCACTTTTCCCCCACATTGGGTGAGTAG
- the LOC109032038 gene encoding uncharacterized protein in vnfD 5'region isoform X6, translating to MLRTFLAKDEKAHPHDLRDQVPFGEHQFQRMVMDDNIIVDKTPWIGEALTGPKLKLITRPRRFGKTTNLSMLRTFLTKDEEAHPHDLRDQVPFGEHQFQRMVMDDNIIVDKTPWIGEALTGPKLKLITRPRRFGKTTNLSMLETFLTKDEKVEAMDFFAGFSIQNDTKFEKIRMKHQHKYAVFHFSLLSVSVASTALEFEKALLIYLRDDLLEIFVKYDRLLEPREKERLKHYLRDKDGGLQIVLRGYSLMIRKLQANGYKIAVLIDEYDAPFHLAIEKVISETAEGKPFGLGEFYSRIVILMRKFYSFFFKDGLKISIDCGVIIGITYVAKSSIFSDLPDFMAYTTLDDYKFGPYFGFLDHEVKWLIDSSGTNLTFEGFEEWYDGYHYAGNVIFNPYAVVSAIHNGVFDDYWAESGSLRRIRHLIKCSGKFGMLDLYFLLSGRSLRKELYRDLIFENLIQTEESYWTLMTHVGYVDAKPDMQSSENYYLLRIPNKELKEYLTRNFKNELDETKQIYDRFAGSFNNLNNDASDFNKIISDRFNTRAPAYMLHEKASLETLINVFRSLFSGFDFDHRSLGNFTLNETPAYQIVFVQKEIAHVFNIAKVDAVSAHNTSHNLEQLLNKPLIKENLTVSEKLKISKAFKTAIMFIKKAGRDVGSEAYWTMIKSIGGDGIKFMINHFSPTLGE from the exons ATGCTAAGAACCTTCCTGGCCAAGGATGAAAAG GCTCATCCCCATGACTTGAGGGACCAGGTACCATTTGGAGAACATCAATTTCAAAGAATGGTCATGGATGACAATATCATAGTGGACAAGACCCCATGGATCGGGGAAGCACTTACAGGACCTAAACTGAAGCTGATTACGCGACCCCGTCGGTTTGGAAAAACCACGAACTTATCGATGCTGAGAACTTTCCTGACCAAGGATGAAGAG GCTCATCCCCATGACTTGAGGGACCAGGTACCATTTGGAGAACATCAATTTCAAAGAATGGTCATGGATGACAATATCATAGTGGACAAGACCCCATGGATCGGGGAAGCACTTACAGGACCTAAACTGAAGCTGATTACGCGACCCCGTCGGTTTGGAAAAACCACGAACTTGTCAATGCTAGAAACCTTCCTGACGAAGGATGAAAAGGTAGAAGCAATGGACTTTTTTGCAGGTTTTAGTATCCAGAACGATACAAAGTTCGAAAAAATCAGGATGAAACATCAGCATAAGTATGCTGTTTTTCATTTTAGTTTGCTGAGTGTCTCCGTCGCCTCTACGGCTTTGGAGTTTGAAAAAGCCCTCCTTATATACCTAAGAGATGATCTACTCGAAATCTTTGTCAAGTACGATCGGCTTCTTGAACCAAGAGAAAAAGAACGGCTAAAACATTACTTACGCGATAAAGACGGAGGCCTTCAAATAGTTCTGCGTGGATATTCCCTAATGATAAGGAAACTCCAAGCTAACGGTTACAAAATAGCTGTCCTAATCGACGAATATGATGCGCCATTTCATCTGGCAATTGAAAAAGTAATATCAGAAACTGCAGAGGGAAAGCCTTTCGGTCTTGgtgaattttattcaagaaTTGTGATTTTGATGCGGAAGTTTTACTCGTTTTTCTTCAAGGATGGTCTAAAAATCTCTATTGATTGCGGTGTAATAATTGGGATTACCTATGTAGCAAAATCTAGCATTTTTTCTGATCTTCCGGATTTCATGGCTTACACCACCCTTGATGATTATAAATTTGGACCCTACTTCGGTTTTTTGGATCACGAGGTCAAATGGCTGATTGATTCCTCGGGGACAAACTTAACATTTGAAGGATTTGAAGAATGGTATGATGGCTATCACTATGCCGGTAATGTCATATTCAACCCGTATGCTGTTGTGTCAGCAATTCATAATGGTGTGTTTGATGATTACTGGGCAGAATCAGGCTCTCTGAGGAGGATCAGACACCTTATTAAGTGTTCAGGCAAGTTCGGTATGCTAGACCTCTATTTTCTGCTGAGTGGACGGTCATTAAGAAAAGAACTCTACCGTGATTTAATATTTGAGAATCTGATACAAACGGAAGAGTCTTATTGGACTCTTATGACCCATGTCGGATATGTCGATGCAAAACCGGACATGCAATCATCAGAAAATTACTACTTATTGCGAATTCCGAATAAGGAATTAAAAGAATATCtaacgagaaatttcaaaaatgaattagaTGAAACAAAACAGATTTATGATAGGTTTGCTGGctcttttaataatttaaataatgatgcctctgattttaacaaaattatATCCGATCGTTTCAACACTCGCGCGCCTGCATATATGCTTCACGAAAAGGCGAGTTTAGAAACTTTAATAAACGTTTTCAGATCTTTATTCTCCGGTTTTGACTTCGACCACCGTTCGCTGGGCAATTTCACTCTGAATGAGACACCAGCCTATCAGATCGTATTCGTCCAAAAAGAAATTGCACATGTATTTAACATCGCAAAGGTAGACGCCGTGTCTGCTCACAACACTTCTCATAATCTTGAACAGTTACTGAACAAACCTCTAATCAAAGAGAATTTGACAGTATCtgagaagctgaaaatctcaaaagcaTTTAAAACCGCGATCATGTTCATAAAGAAAGCAGGGAGAGACGTCGGTTCCGAAGCATATTGGACTATGATCAAATCGATAGGCGGTGATGGGATAAAATTCATGATAAATCACTTTTCCCCCACATTGGGTGAGTAG
- the LOC109032038 gene encoding uncharacterized protein isoform X5 encodes MGDIFGRSCFCFNHLHITMLFLYMLFISQAHPHDLRDQVPFGEHQFQRMVMDDNIIVDKTPWIGEALTGPKLKLITRPRRFGKTTNLSMLRTFLTKDEEAHPHDLRDQVPFGEHQFQRMVMDDNIIVDKTPWIGEALTGPKLKLITRPRRFGKTTNLSMLETFLTKDEKVEAMDFFAGFSIQNDTKFEKIRMKHQHKYAVFHFSLLSVSVASTALEFEKALLIYLRDDLLEIFVKYDRLLEPREKERLKHYLRDKDGGLQIVLRGYSLMIRKLQANGYKIAVLIDEYDAPFHLAIEKVISETAEGKPFGLGEFYSRIVILMRKFYSFFFKDGLKISIDCGVIIGITYVAKSSIFSDLPDFMAYTTLDDYKFGPYFGFLDHEVKWLIDSSGTNLTFEGFEEWYDGYHYAGNVIFNPYAVVSAIHNGVFDDYWAESGSLRRIRHLIKCSGKFGMLDLYFLLSGRSLRKELYRDLIFENLIQTEESYWTLMTHVGYVDAKPDMQSSENYYLLRIPNKELKEYLTRNFKNELDETKQIYDRFAGSFNNLNNDASDFNKIISDRFNTRAPAYMLHEKASLETLINVFRSLFSGFDFDHRSLGNFTLNETPAYQIVFVQKEIAHVFNIAKVDAVSAHNTSHNLEQLLNKPLIKENLTVSEKLKISKAFKTAIMFIKKAGRDVGSEAYWTMIKSIGGDGIKFMINHFSPTLGE; translated from the exons GCTCATCCCCATGACTTGAGGGACCAGGTACCATTTGGAGAACATCAATTTCAAAGAATGGTCATGGATGACAATATCATAGTGGACAAGACCCCATGGATCGGGGAAGCACTTACAGGACCTAAACTGAAGCTGATTACGCGACCCCGTCGGTTTGGAAAAACCACGAACTTATCGATGCTGAGAACTTTCCTGACCAAGGATGAAGAG GCTCATCCCCATGACTTGAGGGACCAGGTACCATTTGGAGAACATCAATTTCAAAGAATGGTCATGGATGACAATATCATAGTGGACAAGACCCCATGGATCGGGGAAGCACTTACAGGACCTAAACTGAAGCTGATTACGCGACCCCGTCGGTTTGGAAAAACCACGAACTTGTCAATGCTAGAAACCTTCCTGACGAAGGATGAAAAGGTAGAAGCAATGGACTTTTTTGCAGGTTTTAGTATCCAGAACGATACAAAGTTCGAAAAAATCAGGATGAAACATCAGCATAAGTATGCTGTTTTTCATTTTAGTTTGCTGAGTGTCTCCGTCGCCTCTACGGCTTTGGAGTTTGAAAAAGCCCTCCTTATATACCTAAGAGATGATCTACTCGAAATCTTTGTCAAGTACGATCGGCTTCTTGAACCAAGAGAAAAAGAACGGCTAAAACATTACTTACGCGATAAAGACGGAGGCCTTCAAATAGTTCTGCGTGGATATTCCCTAATGATAAGGAAACTCCAAGCTAACGGTTACAAAATAGCTGTCCTAATCGACGAATATGATGCGCCATTTCATCTGGCAATTGAAAAAGTAATATCAGAAACTGCAGAGGGAAAGCCTTTCGGTCTTGgtgaattttattcaagaaTTGTGATTTTGATGCGGAAGTTTTACTCGTTTTTCTTCAAGGATGGTCTAAAAATCTCTATTGATTGCGGTGTAATAATTGGGATTACCTATGTAGCAAAATCTAGCATTTTTTCTGATCTTCCGGATTTCATGGCTTACACCACCCTTGATGATTATAAATTTGGACCCTACTTCGGTTTTTTGGATCACGAGGTCAAATGGCTGATTGATTCCTCGGGGACAAACTTAACATTTGAAGGATTTGAAGAATGGTATGATGGCTATCACTATGCCGGTAATGTCATATTCAACCCGTATGCTGTTGTGTCAGCAATTCATAATGGTGTGTTTGATGATTACTGGGCAGAATCAGGCTCTCTGAGGAGGATCAGACACCTTATTAAGTGTTCAGGCAAGTTCGGTATGCTAGACCTCTATTTTCTGCTGAGTGGACGGTCATTAAGAAAAGAACTCTACCGTGATTTAATATTTGAGAATCTGATACAAACGGAAGAGTCTTATTGGACTCTTATGACCCATGTCGGATATGTCGATGCAAAACCGGACATGCAATCATCAGAAAATTACTACTTATTGCGAATTCCGAATAAGGAATTAAAAGAATATCtaacgagaaatttcaaaaatgaattagaTGAAACAAAACAGATTTATGATAGGTTTGCTGGctcttttaataatttaaataatgatgcctctgattttaacaaaattatATCCGATCGTTTCAACACTCGCGCGCCTGCATATATGCTTCACGAAAAGGCGAGTTTAGAAACTTTAATAAACGTTTTCAGATCTTTATTCTCCGGTTTTGACTTCGACCACCGTTCGCTGGGCAATTTCACTCTGAATGAGACACCAGCCTATCAGATCGTATTCGTCCAAAAAGAAATTGCACATGTATTTAACATCGCAAAGGTAGACGCCGTGTCTGCTCACAACACTTCTCATAATCTTGAACAGTTACTGAACAAACCTCTAATCAAAGAGAATTTGACAGTATCtgagaagctgaaaatctcaaaagcaTTTAAAACCGCGATCATGTTCATAAAGAAAGCAGGGAGAGACGTCGGTTCCGAAGCATATTGGACTATGATCAAATCGATAGGCGGTGATGGGATAAAATTCATGATAAATCACTTTTCCCCCACATTGGGTGAGTAG
- the LOC109032038 gene encoding uncharacterized protein isoform X4 produces MGDIFGRSCFCFNHLYITMLFLYMLFISQAHPHDLRDQVPFGEHQFQRMVMDDNIIVDKTPWIGEALTGPKLKLITRPRRFGKTTNLSMLRTFLTKDEEAHPHDLRDQVPFGEHQFQRMVMDDNIIVDKTPWIGEALTGPKLKLITRPRRFGKTTNLSMLETFLTKDEKVEAMDFFAGFSIQNDTKFEKIRMKHQHKYAVFHFSLLSVSVASTALEFEKALLIYLRDDLLEIFVKYDRLLEPREKERLKHYLRDKDGGLQIVLRGYSLMIRKLQANGYKIAVLIDEYDAPFHLAIEKVISETAEGKPFGLGEFYSRIVILMRKFYSFFFKDGLKISIDCGVIIGITYVAKSSIFSDLPDFMAYTTLDDYKFGPYFGFLDHEVKWLIDSSGTNLTFEGFEEWYDGYHYAGNVIFNPYAVVSAIHNGVFDDYWAESGSLRRIRHLIKCSGKFGMLDLYFLLSGRSLRKELYRDLIFENLIQTEESYWTLMTHVGYVDAKPDMQSSENYYLLRIPNKELKEYLTRNFKNELDETKQIYDRFAGSFNNLNNDASDFNKIISDRFNTRAPAYMLHEKASLETLINVFRSLFSGFDFDHRSLGNFTLNETPAYQIVFVQKEIAHVFNIAKVDAVSAHNTSHNLEQLLNKPLIKENLTVSEKLKISKAFKTAIMFIKKAGRDVGSEAYWTMIKSIGGDGIKFMINHFSPTLGE; encoded by the exons GCTCATCCCCATGACTTGAGGGACCAGGTACCATTTGGAGAACATCAATTTCAAAGAATGGTCATGGATGACAATATCATAGTGGACAAGACCCCATGGATCGGGGAAGCACTTACAGGACCTAAACTGAAGCTGATTACGCGACCCCGTCGGTTTGGAAAAACCACGAACTTATCGATGCTGAGAACTTTCCTGACCAAGGATGAAGAG GCTCATCCCCATGACTTGAGGGACCAGGTACCATTTGGAGAACATCAATTTCAAAGAATGGTCATGGATGACAATATCATAGTGGACAAGACCCCATGGATCGGGGAAGCACTTACAGGACCTAAACTGAAGCTGATTACGCGACCCCGTCGGTTTGGAAAAACCACGAACTTGTCAATGCTAGAAACCTTCCTGACGAAGGATGAAAAGGTAGAAGCAATGGACTTTTTTGCAGGTTTTAGTATCCAGAACGATACAAAGTTCGAAAAAATCAGGATGAAACATCAGCATAAGTATGCTGTTTTTCATTTTAGTTTGCTGAGTGTCTCCGTCGCCTCTACGGCTTTGGAGTTTGAAAAAGCCCTCCTTATATACCTAAGAGATGATCTACTCGAAATCTTTGTCAAGTACGATCGGCTTCTTGAACCAAGAGAAAAAGAACGGCTAAAACATTACTTACGCGATAAAGACGGAGGCCTTCAAATAGTTCTGCGTGGATATTCCCTAATGATAAGGAAACTCCAAGCTAACGGTTACAAAATAGCTGTCCTAATCGACGAATATGATGCGCCATTTCATCTGGCAATTGAAAAAGTAATATCAGAAACTGCAGAGGGAAAGCCTTTCGGTCTTGgtgaattttattcaagaaTTGTGATTTTGATGCGGAAGTTTTACTCGTTTTTCTTCAAGGATGGTCTAAAAATCTCTATTGATTGCGGTGTAATAATTGGGATTACCTATGTAGCAAAATCTAGCATTTTTTCTGATCTTCCGGATTTCATGGCTTACACCACCCTTGATGATTATAAATTTGGACCCTACTTCGGTTTTTTGGATCACGAGGTCAAATGGCTGATTGATTCCTCGGGGACAAACTTAACATTTGAAGGATTTGAAGAATGGTATGATGGCTATCACTATGCCGGTAATGTCATATTCAACCCGTATGCTGTTGTGTCAGCAATTCATAATGGTGTGTTTGATGATTACTGGGCAGAATCAGGCTCTCTGAGGAGGATCAGACACCTTATTAAGTGTTCAGGCAAGTTCGGTATGCTAGACCTCTATTTTCTGCTGAGTGGACGGTCATTAAGAAAAGAACTCTACCGTGATTTAATATTTGAGAATCTGATACAAACGGAAGAGTCTTATTGGACTCTTATGACCCATGTCGGATATGTCGATGCAAAACCGGACATGCAATCATCAGAAAATTACTACTTATTGCGAATTCCGAATAAGGAATTAAAAGAATATCtaacgagaaatttcaaaaatgaattagaTGAAACAAAACAGATTTATGATAGGTTTGCTGGctcttttaataatttaaataatgatgcctctgattttaacaaaattatATCCGATCGTTTCAACACTCGCGCGCCTGCATATATGCTTCACGAAAAGGCGAGTTTAGAAACTTTAATAAACGTTTTCAGATCTTTATTCTCCGGTTTTGACTTCGACCACCGTTCGCTGGGCAATTTCACTCTGAATGAGACACCAGCCTATCAGATCGTATTCGTCCAAAAAGAAATTGCACATGTATTTAACATCGCAAAGGTAGACGCCGTGTCTGCTCACAACACTTCTCATAATCTTGAACAGTTACTGAACAAACCTCTAATCAAAGAGAATTTGACAGTATCtgagaagctgaaaatctcaaaagcaTTTAAAACCGCGATCATGTTCATAAAGAAAGCAGGGAGAGACGTCGGTTCCGAAGCATATTGGACTATGATCAAATCGATAGGCGGTGATGGGATAAAATTCATGATAAATCACTTTTCCCCCACATTGGGTGAGTAG